From the Desulfovibrio sp. JY genome, one window contains:
- a CDS encoding carbonic anhydrase, producing MKRSFAAIVAAVLMAATCALALASSAGPGLTSDEALAKLKEGNDRYVAKASVAPRRDAARRHETATGGQHPFATVLSCSDSRVPVEVVFDQGVGDLFAVRVAGNVAATDEIGTMEYGAEHLGIPLIVVMGHTKCGAVSAVVKNEPVTENIGKLVAPIVPAVKGVKARFATADTDELIAKSIEANVWQAISDVYAKSPLIKKMAAAGKVKVVGALYDIDSGKVQWLGEHPNNAILLGK from the coding sequence ATGAAACGTTCTTTTGCCGCAATCGTTGCGGCGGTGTTGATGGCCGCGACCTGCGCCCTGGCCCTGGCCTCTTCGGCCGGCCCGGGGCTGACTTCGGACGAGGCCCTGGCCAAGCTCAAGGAAGGCAACGACCGCTACGTGGCCAAGGCCAGCGTCGCGCCGCGCCGTGACGCCGCCCGGCGTCACGAGACCGCGACCGGCGGCCAGCACCCCTTTGCCACAGTGCTTTCCTGCTCCGATTCCCGCGTGCCGGTCGAGGTGGTCTTCGACCAGGGCGTGGGCGATCTCTTCGCGGTGCGCGTGGCCGGCAACGTCGCCGCCACCGACGAGATCGGCACCATGGAATACGGGGCCGAGCACCTCGGCATACCGCTCATCGTGGTCATGGGGCACACCAAGTGCGGCGCGGTGTCGGCGGTAGTCAAAAACGAGCCGGTCACGGAAAATATCGGCAAGCTGGTGGCCCCCATCGTGCCGGCGGTCAAGGGCGTCAAGGCTCGTTTCGCCACGGCCGACACCGATGAGCTCATCGCAAAGTCCATCGAGGCCAACGTGTGGCAGGCCATAAGCGACGTCTACGCCAAAAGCCCGCTGATCAAGAAGATGGCCGCCGCCGGCAAGGTGAAGGTCGTGGGCGCTCTTTACGACATCGATTCGGGCAAGGTGCAATGGCTTGGGGAACACCCCAACAACGCCATCCTGCTTGGCAAGTAA
- a CDS encoding polyphenol oxidase family protein — protein sequence MNYIPFAFPGLPGVGCAFGCGPDTMAFTGASDPEEVIATRHALREELGFSIWHSLKQEHGVYMVFEPEFDTLDQPSIETGDGMAESRPGRALAIKTADCQPVLLAHESGKFIAALHVGWRGNVADMCGRAVRSFCVRYGLDPRELLAVRGPSLGPGEAEFTAFQNEFGEKFRPWYDYRTQRMDLWRLTRDQLVAAGLDRDRIYGLDLCTKSLPLFFSYRRDKTTGRQASLIWIKEEGV from the coding sequence ATGAATTACATCCCCTTTGCATTTCCGGGACTGCCCGGCGTCGGCTGCGCCTTTGGCTGCGGCCCGGACACCATGGCCTTTACCGGCGCCTCCGACCCGGAAGAGGTCATCGCCACCCGGCACGCCTTGCGCGAGGAACTGGGTTTTTCCATCTGGCATTCGCTCAAGCAGGAGCACGGCGTCTACATGGTGTTCGAACCGGAATTCGACACCCTGGACCAGCCGAGCATCGAAACGGGCGACGGCATGGCCGAAAGCCGGCCCGGCCGGGCCCTGGCCATCAAGACCGCCGATTGCCAGCCGGTGCTTCTCGCCCACGAGTCGGGCAAATTCATCGCCGCGCTGCACGTTGGCTGGCGCGGCAACGTGGCCGACATGTGCGGCCGGGCCGTGCGCTCGTTTTGCGTGCGCTACGGGCTCGACCCGCGCGAACTTCTGGCGGTTCGCGGGCCGAGCCTTGGCCCGGGGGAAGCGGAATTTACCGCCTTCCAAAACGAATTCGGGGAAAAATTCCGCCCCTGGTACGATTACCGCACGCAGCGCATGGACCTGTGGCGACTCACGCGGGACCAGCTCGTCGCGGCCGGCCTCGACCGGGACCGTATCTACGGCCTCGATCTGTGCACCAAAAGCCTGCCGCTTTTTTTCTCCTACCGCCGCGACAAGACCACCGGCCGCCAGGCCAGCCTGATCTGGATCAAAGAAGAAGGCGTGTAA
- a CDS encoding response regulator, with the protein MTSETPRVLIVEDEAVVALDLTKRLSRLGYVVYGPADSGEEALRLARELSPDVVLMDIVLDGAMDGVDTAGRIREEQAMPVVFLTAHTDPETLRRAGAAGPYGYIIKPFEDRELAAALDIALYKSRMERRLRENEQWTSMTLRHLGEGVITADPEGLVRFANPMAESLLGVSAARLLGRDLATLYKTRRDTGEGDLTDGPESRNVALLCRKDGSCLPVEQTSSPIVDDRGRALGTVLVFRDISRRRDVERALRESVDGLRRALTETVNALTVTSETRDPFTAGHQERVSRLADALAGELGFSDGEREGVRMAGLVHDIGKIHVPSEILTKPEALSDMEMGIVRDHSTVGYEILKDVPFPWPLARMVLEHHERCDGSGYPAGLTRETMHPGSRILAVADVVEAMTAHRPYRSAWSLELALAELAKGRGSLYDADVVDACLSLFENGNFQF; encoded by the coding sequence ATGACATCCGAAACCCCACGGGTCCTCATCGTCGAGGATGAGGCCGTTGTGGCCCTTGACCTGACCAAGCGCCTTTCCCGGCTCGGCTATGTCGTCTACGGCCCGGCCGACAGCGGCGAAGAGGCCTTGCGTCTGGCCCGGGAGCTCTCTCCCGACGTCGTGCTCATGGACATTGTGCTGGACGGCGCCATGGACGGCGTGGATACGGCCGGGCGCATCCGGGAGGAACAGGCCATGCCGGTGGTCTTCCTCACCGCCCACACCGATCCGGAAACGCTGCGGCGGGCCGGCGCGGCCGGCCCCTACGGCTACATCATCAAGCCTTTCGAGGATCGGGAGCTGGCCGCGGCCCTGGACATCGCCCTGTACAAGTCCCGGATGGAGCGGCGGTTGCGCGAAAACGAGCAGTGGACGTCCATGACCTTGCGCCATCTGGGGGAGGGGGTGATCACCGCCGATCCGGAGGGACTGGTGCGCTTCGCCAACCCCATGGCCGAGTCCCTGCTCGGGGTGTCGGCGGCGCGCCTTCTCGGTCGCGACCTGGCAACGCTGTACAAAACGCGCCGGGACACCGGGGAGGGCGACCTCACCGACGGGCCGGAATCCAGGAACGTGGCGCTTTTGTGCCGCAAGGACGGGAGTTGCCTGCCTGTGGAGCAGACTTCCTCGCCCATCGTGGACGACAGGGGGCGGGCGCTCGGGACGGTGCTCGTCTTTCGGGATATCAGCCGTCGCCGGGATGTGGAGCGGGCCCTTCGGGAGTCCGTGGACGGTCTGCGCCGGGCGCTCACGGAAACGGTCAACGCCCTGACCGTGACGTCGGAGACGCGTGATCCCTTTACCGCCGGCCATCAGGAACGCGTGTCCCGGCTGGCCGACGCTTTGGCCGGGGAACTCGGGTTTTCCGATGGGGAACGGGAAGGCGTGCGCATGGCCGGGCTGGTCCACGACATCGGCAAGATCCACGTGCCCTCGGAGATCCTGACCAAGCCCGAGGCCCTTTCCGATATGGAAATGGGCATCGTGCGGGACCACAGCACCGTCGGCTATGAAATCCTGAAGGATGTTCCCTTTCCCTGGCCGCTGGCCCGCATGGTGCTCGAGCACCACGAGCGCTGCGATGGTTCCGGCTACCCGGCCGGGCTCACGCGCGAAACCATGCACCCCGGATCGCGCATCCTGGCCGTGGCCGACGTGGTCGAAGCCATGACCGCCCACCGACCCTACCGCTCCGCCTGGAGCCTGGAGCTCGCGCTGGCCGAACTGGCGAAAGGCCGGGGCAGCCTCTATGACGCCGACGTGGTCGACGCCTGCCTCTCGCTCTTCGAGAATGGTAATTTTCAGTTTTAG
- a CDS encoding TIGR01777 family oxidoreductase: MRVVITGGTGFIGRALTRSLVRDGHEVVVLSRRASGRGSSPGVTYVPFDGRSGDGWAHLLGDARALINLAGENIASGYWTEARKGRILGSRLDAGQAVMDALSRATARPDVLIQGSATGYYGDRGDTPVAEDAPAGTGFLAEVARRWEASTAGAETLGVRRAVIRTAVVLGAGGGALPRMVAPFRFFLGGPVGSGRQYLPWIHLADEVAAIRFLIDHETAAGPFNLAAPEAVTQDGFAAAVGRALARPARLRIPAAVMRLALGEMARELFLGGVRAVPARLVELGFRFRFEALPDALSDILGPSRESRHV; encoded by the coding sequence ATGCGGGTAGTGATCACCGGCGGCACGGGCTTTATCGGCCGGGCGCTGACCCGGTCCCTTGTTCGGGACGGGCACGAGGTCGTCGTGCTTTCCCGAAGGGCTTCGGGTCGTGGGTCTTCTCCAGGGGTTACCTACGTTCCCTTCGACGGCCGCTCCGGGGACGGGTGGGCCCATCTGCTGGGCGATGCCCGGGCCCTGATCAACCTGGCAGGGGAAAATATCGCCTCGGGCTATTGGACCGAGGCGCGCAAGGGCCGCATCCTGGGCAGCCGGCTCGATGCCGGGCAGGCTGTCATGGATGCCCTGTCACGGGCGACCGCGCGTCCGGACGTCCTCATCCAGGGTTCGGCCACGGGCTATTACGGCGACCGGGGGGACACGCCGGTTGCCGAGGACGCGCCGGCGGGTACGGGATTTCTGGCCGAGGTGGCGCGCCGCTGGGAGGCGTCCACGGCCGGGGCCGAGACGCTGGGAGTGCGCCGGGCCGTCATCCGCACGGCGGTGGTTCTTGGCGCGGGAGGCGGGGCGCTTCCCCGGATGGTCGCGCCGTTTCGTTTTTTTCTGGGCGGCCCGGTCGGCTCCGGCCGGCAGTATCTGCCCTGGATCCACCTGGCCGACGAAGTCGCGGCCATCCGTTTTCTGATCGACCATGAAACGGCTGCCGGTCCCTTCAACCTGGCCGCGCCCGAGGCCGTCACCCAGGACGGGTTCGCCGCCGCCGTGGGGCGGGCGCTCGCCCGTCCGGCCCGGCTGCGGATACCGGCGGCGGTCATGCGCCTGGCCCTTGGCGAGATGGCCCGGGAGCTTTTCCTGGGCGGTGTGCGGGCCGTGCCCGCACGGCTTGTGGAACTCGGCTTTCGCTTTCGTTTCGAGGCCCTGCCCGATGCCTTGTCGGACATTCTCGGTCCTTCCCGGGAATCCCGCCATGTTTGA
- the xth gene encoding exodeoxyribonuclease III: protein MILMSWNVNGLRAVVQKNFWDWLSGCGADVVGIQESKIQPGHEADFGGTDVYRTVWSSSTVKKGYSGVGCFYRVEPHDIGRELPDTTYVGEGRLIQMEFEEFYFFNVYFPNGGRGPDRLAYKLGYYDAFLAHAETLRQKKPIVVCGDFNTAHTALDLKNAKSNEKTSGFLPEERAWLDRFVAAGYVDTFRMFEPEGGHYTWWDYRFKARDRNVGWRIDYFFVSEELRGKVRRAWIDSAVMGSDHCPVGLELDAS from the coding sequence ATGATCTTGATGAGTTGGAATGTAAACGGACTGCGGGCCGTGGTGCAGAAGAATTTCTGGGACTGGCTTTCGGGCTGTGGCGCGGATGTGGTCGGCATCCAGGAATCCAAGATCCAGCCCGGGCATGAAGCGGATTTCGGCGGCACGGACGTCTACCGTACGGTGTGGTCCAGCTCCACCGTCAAAAAAGGCTATTCCGGGGTGGGCTGTTTCTACCGCGTCGAGCCCCACGACATCGGCCGGGAATTGCCGGATACGACCTACGTCGGGGAAGGCCGGCTGATCCAGATGGAATTCGAGGAGTTTTATTTCTTCAACGTCTATTTTCCCAATGGCGGGCGCGGTCCCGACCGTTTGGCCTACAAGCTCGGCTATTACGATGCCTTCCTGGCCCATGCCGAAACCTTGCGCCAAAAAAAGCCCATTGTGGTCTGCGGCGACTTTAATACCGCCCATACCGCCCTGGACCTCAAAAACGCCAAGTCCAACGAGAAGACGTCTGGTTTTTTGCCCGAGGAGCGCGCCTGGCTCGACCGTTTCGTCGCCGCCGGCTACGTGGACACCTTCCGAATGTTCGAGCCGGAAGGCGGGCACTATACCTGGTGGGACTATCGCTTCAAGGCGCGCGATCGCAACGTCGGGTGGCGCATCGATTATTTTTTCGTGTCCGAGGAACTGCGCGGCAAGGTGCGCCGGGCCTGGATCGACTCCGCTGTCATGGGCTCGGACCATTGCCCGGTGGGGCTCGAGCTGGACGCCTCGTGA
- a CDS encoding DUF4390 domain-containing protein: protein MPFCNPVRRRLRQSVCLLMALFMASALAAGTAFAQELLLSNLVLNNFEGKIRVRFGVEPTGIEHIRQALLEGERLELICKAKLAVKRDYVWNKEVSHARFESELRRLKGGDFAISLPGQGSMADRDLPALFRKAWNEILIDLGSWDRLERGQTYVLTLELSLARLDVSPWVKKGLFFWPFDPATPVSYQLDFTY, encoded by the coding sequence ATGCCGTTTTGTAACCCCGTTCGCCGCCGCCTTCGGCAAAGCGTCTGCTTGCTGATGGCGCTTTTCATGGCGTCGGCTCTGGCCGCGGGGACGGCTTTTGCCCAGGAACTGCTTTTAAGCAACCTGGTGCTCAATAATTTCGAAGGGAAAATACGGGTGCGCTTCGGCGTGGAGCCCACGGGAATCGAGCACATCAGGCAGGCGCTTTTGGAGGGCGAGCGGCTGGAGCTTATCTGCAAGGCCAAACTCGCCGTCAAGCGCGATTACGTCTGGAACAAGGAAGTCAGCCACGCCCGCTTCGAAAGCGAATTGCGCCGGCTCAAGGGCGGCGACTTCGCCATCAGTCTGCCCGGCCAGGGCTCCATGGCGGACCGGGATCTGCCCGCACTTTTCCGCAAGGCCTGGAACGAAATCCTGATCGACCTCGGTTCCTGGGACCGGCTGGAACGCGGCCAGACGTACGTGCTGACCCTGGAGCTGTCGCTGGCCCGCCTGGATGTTTCGCCCTGGGTCAAAAAAGGACTTTTCTTCTGGCCTTTTGACCCCGCCACGCCTGTCTCCTACCAGCTTGACTTTACGTATTAA
- a CDS encoding 23S rRNA (pseudouridine(1915)-N(3))-methyltransferase RlmH, translating to MKPVRLFVVGAAKAPYFRDAAAHYLTALRRYLPAEEYVARDAKTSDPDRRKVEEGKTLLAKISPRDFVIVLDEGGRSLPSRELATRLAACIEDPGRAPCFVVGGAYGLSRDVLGRADLTLALGPGTLPHELARVVLYEQLYRAAAINAGAPYHH from the coding sequence ATGAAACCCGTACGCCTCTTCGTCGTCGGAGCCGCCAAGGCCCCCTATTTTCGTGACGCCGCCGCCCATTACCTGACGGCGCTGCGGCGCTACCTGCCGGCCGAGGAATACGTGGCGCGCGACGCCAAGACGTCCGATCCCGACCGGCGCAAGGTCGAGGAAGGCAAGACCCTGCTGGCGAAAATTTCCCCGCGCGACTTCGTGATCGTGCTGGACGAGGGCGGACGGTCGCTTCCCTCACGTGAACTGGCGACGCGTCTGGCGGCCTGCATCGAGGACCCCGGCCGGGCCCCTTGCTTCGTTGTTGGCGGCGCGTATGGCCTGTCGCGCGACGTGCTTGGCCGGGCCGACCTGACCCTGGCCCTCGGCCCCGGCACCCTGCCCCACGAGCTGGCCCGGGTGGTGCTTTACGAACAGCTTTACCGGGCAGCGGCCATCAACGCCGGAGCCCCCTACCACCACTGA
- a CDS encoding 5-formyltetrahydrofolate cyclo-ligase, with amino-acid sequence MQPSTAAAADKDALRRHMLARRKVQEPDVAARASQAVAKQVEALPRYAAAKEVLAYLPIRGEVDAGILVRSLLASGRRVLLPRCRPNAPGELDLGCLASLDAAVPGRYGILEPPQDACLPPDAYSPDVILVPGVAFDMQGARLGFGGGYYDRLLALSMAAAALTIGLAFAFQLVTHLPADTWDQSVDVVVTELQTYRFDT; translated from the coding sequence ATGCAACCATCGACCGCCGCAGCCGCCGACAAGGACGCCCTGCGCCGCCATATGCTCGCCAGGCGCAAGGTCCAGGAGCCGGATGTCGCGGCCCGGGCCAGTCAGGCCGTGGCCAAGCAGGTGGAGGCCCTGCCCCGCTATGCCGCTGCCAAGGAAGTGTTGGCCTATCTGCCCATCCGGGGCGAGGTGGACGCCGGCATCCTGGTCCGCTCGCTTTTGGCATCGGGCCGACGGGTGCTTTTGCCCCGCTGCCGCCCCAATGCGCCCGGCGAACTCGATCTCGGCTGTCTGGCCAGCCTGGACGCGGCCGTGCCGGGCCGCTACGGCATCCTGGAACCGCCCCAGGACGCCTGCCTCCCACCCGACGCCTATTCCCCGGACGTTATTCTGGTGCCGGGCGTGGCCTTTGACATGCAGGGCGCGCGCCTGGGGTTCGGCGGCGGCTATTACGATCGCCTGCTCGCCCTGTCCATGGCGGCGGCGGCCCTGACCATCGGGCTGGCCTTCGCCTTCCAGCTGGTGACGCACCTGCCGGCCGACACCTGGGACCAGTCCGTGGACGTCGTGGTGACAGAACTTCAAACATACCGGTTTGACACATGA
- a CDS encoding metallophosphoesterase family protein: protein MTEETFFIGIGDIHDDIASLARIPDLELAAGVVVSGDLTIKGTAAAAKPVIAALRRRNPVILAQIGNMDTASVDAYLTAEGINIHATGRVMPQGVGFFGCGWSTPTPFHTPSEAGEERIAEWLAAAHAVVAHCPHLVMVCHTPPFGTATDVVGSGTHVGSKAVREFIERTQPAVCLTGHIHESRAVDALGRTVIINPGALSGGGYARLALGPEGIAASLLAF from the coding sequence ATGACCGAGGAAACGTTTTTCATCGGAATCGGGGATATACACGACGATATCGCGTCCCTTGCGCGCATACCCGACCTGGAGCTGGCGGCCGGGGTCGTTGTCAGCGGCGATCTGACCATCAAGGGCACGGCCGCCGCGGCCAAGCCGGTCATCGCGGCCCTGAGGCGGCGCAATCCCGTCATCCTGGCCCAGATCGGCAACATGGACACCGCAAGCGTCGACGCCTACCTCACCGCCGAAGGCATCAACATTCACGCCACGGGTCGGGTCATGCCCCAGGGCGTGGGCTTTTTCGGCTGCGGCTGGTCCACGCCGACGCCCTTTCACACGCCAAGCGAGGCCGGCGAGGAGCGCATCGCCGAGTGGCTTGCCGCCGCCCATGCCGTGGTCGCCCATTGTCCGCATCTGGTCATGGTCTGCCATACGCCGCCTTTCGGCACGGCCACGGACGTGGTCGGCTCGGGCACCCATGTCGGGAGCAAGGCGGTGCGGGAATTTATCGAACGCACCCAGCCGGCCGTGTGCCTGACCGGGCATATCCACGAATCACGGGCGGTCGATGCCCTCGGCAGGACGGTCATCATCAACCCCGGGGCGCTTTCCGGCGGCGGTTATGCGCGTTTGGCCCTCGGTCCGGAGGGGATCGCGGCCAGCCTGTTGGCGTTTTGA
- a CDS encoding response regulator: MRVVNIIDIVFYRAFLSKIYLTAGIEYAFASPEDGEVSLSLSNPTPDAVLIQDSYINCDSAALIERIREAANAAGKLIPILCLRPFDVGSEDDVAAPVPAGRDIYPVNRMNLTDVLLEIQKRPQQSVSSRRSILFVDAGKTLLHVVRAALTPAGFGVVPAHNAEQALAFCRKHDFELVLTSVLLPGLSGLDLCRQIKEDNPGRYLPVIILSSSDSSLDMETAFNCGADDYLLKAFTPEMLAAKVSEHLDLVERKRHNKILVADDNKLIRELLRHSFIKGGHCVLTADNGLSALQLAKEHLPDVVVTDIEMPEMDGYTLCEKLRDEPDLRNTLVVMMSGRDRQSDILRGERLGISRYFVKPFDVEKMQLVVEQLLTESYRHIKKEHEHVLASMSALITALEARDEYTKGHTARVSRMAMRLGRAMALGDRELRELEIAANLHDIGKIGVRDAVLLKPGRLTPEEYAKIQEHAIIGAEILRPIVSLTPVLPLILLHHERWDGHGYPTAIMGEDIPLGARVIAIADAFDAMTTDRPYRKGMPLAKALGIIKKEAGQQFCPTCAKAFLTMMHDGDDRPQSAEEVEFTI; this comes from the coding sequence ATGCGCGTCGTAAATATCATCGACATCGTCTTTTATCGGGCGTTTCTGTCCAAGATTTATTTGACGGCCGGCATCGAGTACGCTTTCGCCTCTCCCGAGGACGGCGAGGTTTCCCTTTCCCTGAGCAATCCCACGCCCGACGCTGTCCTGATCCAGGACTCCTATATCAACTGCGACAGCGCCGCGCTGATCGAGCGTATCCGGGAGGCGGCCAACGCGGCGGGCAAGCTTATCCCCATCCTTTGCCTGCGCCCCTTCGACGTCGGAAGCGAAGACGACGTCGCCGCGCCCGTTCCTGCCGGCCGGGACATCTATCCCGTCAACCGCATGAACCTTACCGACGTGTTGCTGGAGATCCAGAAAAGGCCGCAACAAAGCGTCTCGTCGCGCCGGTCGATCCTTTTTGTGGACGCCGGCAAGACGCTGCTCCACGTGGTGCGCGCGGCGCTCACTCCGGCCGGCTTTGGCGTGGTACCCGCACACAACGCCGAGCAGGCCCTGGCCTTTTGCCGCAAGCACGACTTCGAGCTCGTGCTCACAAGCGTGCTGTTGCCGGGGCTGTCCGGCCTCGATTTGTGCCGCCAGATCAAGGAGGACAACCCGGGGCGCTATCTGCCGGTCATCATCCTCTCGAGCAGCGACAGCAGCCTCGACATGGAAACGGCCTTCAATTGCGGCGCCGACGACTATCTGCTCAAGGCCTTCACCCCGGAGATGCTGGCGGCCAAGGTGTCGGAACATTTGGATCTGGTCGAGCGCAAACGCCACAACAAGATTCTGGTCGCCGACGACAACAAGCTTATCCGGGAGCTTTTGCGCCACAGCTTCATCAAGGGCGGGCATTGCGTGTTGACCGCCGACAACGGCTTAAGCGCTCTTCAGCTGGCCAAGGAACACCTACCCGACGTGGTGGTCACCGACATCGAAATGCCGGAGATGGATGGCTACACGCTTTGCGAGAAGCTGCGCGACGAGCCCGACCTGCGCAACACTCTGGTCGTGATGATGAGCGGCCGCGACCGGCAAAGCGACATCCTGCGCGGTGAGCGCCTCGGCATCTCGCGCTATTTCGTCAAGCCCTTCGATGTGGAAAAAATGCAGCTCGTGGTGGAACAATTGCTGACCGAGAGCTATCGGCACATCAAAAAAGAACACGAGCACGTCCTGGCCAGCATGTCGGCCCTCATTACGGCCCTCGAGGCCCGTGACGAATACACCAAGGGCCATACGGCCCGCGTGTCGCGCATGGCCATGCGCCTGGGCCGGGCCATGGCGCTTGGCGACCGGGAGCTGCGGGAACTGGAGATCGCGGCTAACCTCCACGACATCGGCAAGATCGGCGTGCGCGACGCCGTGCTCTTAAAGCCTGGCAGGCTCACCCCCGAGGAATATGCCAAGATCCAGGAGCACGCCATCATCGGCGCGGAAATCCTGCGTCCCATCGTCTCGTTGACACCGGTGTTGCCGCTGATTCTCCTGCACCACGAGCGCTGGGACGGCCATGGTTATCCCACGGCCATCATGGGCGAGGACATCCCGCTGGGCGCGCGGGTTATCGCCATTGCCGACGCCTTCGACGCCATGACCACGGATCGGCCCTACAGAAAAGGAATGCCGCTTGCCAAAGCACTTGGCATCATTAAAAAAGAAGCCGGGCAGCAATTTTGTCCGACGTGTGCCAAGGCGTTTTTGACCATGATGCATGACGGCGACGACAGGCCCCAATCCGCTGAGGAGGTTGAGTTTACCATATGA
- a CDS encoding ACP S-malonyltransferase: protein MSATENRLAVLFPGQGSQEKGMGRALAEASADAAELWLLAEKASGLPLREIYWEGDETAMADTRALQPAMTAATLGLWLALRDKLSGVVGFAGHSLGEYAALAASGMLEVPAALELTSLRGRLMAEAAGGDGKMAAVLKLSLEAIEDVVATAQNDTGKLLVIANYNSPGQFVISGEAEAVAAAAELAKARKGRAIPLAVSGAFHCPLMAEPARELEKALRKAGLRAQTTAPVFFNVTGAAESDPGKALELICRQMTSQVRWIDTMAALHAAGARTFVELGPKNVLTKLASANLKDAGGEYAAVSINDPAGAAALEA from the coding sequence GTGAGCGCAACCGAAAACCGCCTGGCCGTGCTTTTTCCCGGCCAGGGTTCGCAGGAAAAAGGCATGGGCCGGGCCCTGGCCGAAGCTTCCGCCGACGCGGCCGAACTGTGGCTTCTGGCCGAAAAGGCCTCGGGGCTTCCCCTGCGCGAGATCTATTGGGAGGGCGACGAAACGGCCATGGCCGACACCCGCGCCCTGCAACCGGCCATGACCGCCGCCACCCTCGGGCTGTGGCTGGCGCTTCGCGATAAACTTTCCGGCGTGGTCGGCTTTGCCGGGCACAGCCTTGGCGAATATGCCGCCCTGGCCGCTTCGGGCATGCTCGAGGTGCCGGCGGCGCTGGAGCTTACCAGCCTGCGTGGCCGGCTCATGGCCGAGGCCGCCGGCGGCGACGGCAAGATGGCCGCCGTGCTCAAGCTTTCCCTCGAGGCCATCGAGGACGTGGTGGCCACGGCCCAAAACGATACGGGCAAGCTGCTGGTGATCGCCAACTACAATTCCCCGGGTCAGTTCGTCATTTCCGGCGAGGCCGAAGCGGTCGCGGCGGCCGCCGAACTGGCCAAGGCGCGCAAGGGCCGGGCCATTCCCCTGGCCGTCAGCGGCGCGTTCCATTGCCCGCTTATGGCCGAGCCGGCCAGGGAGCTGGAAAAGGCCCTGCGCAAGGCCGGGCTGCGCGCACAAACCACGGCCCCGGTCTTTTTCAACGTGACCGGCGCGGCCGAGAGCGATCCCGGCAAGGCGCTGGAGCTCATCTGCCGCCAGATGACCTCGCAGGTGCGCTGGATCGACACCATGGCCGCCTTGCACGCGGCCGGGGCGCGCACCTTTGTCGAGCTCGGCCCCAAAAACGTCCTGACCAAGCTCGCTTCCGCCAATCTCAAGGACGCCGGGGGCGAATACGCCGCCGTGTCCATAAACGACCCGGCCGGCGCGGCCGCCCTGGAGGCTTGA
- a CDS encoding class I SAM-dependent methyltransferase, with protein MPQSDTTPDAAAVAVAAATLGRELSPDQATMLAGYLQLLTRFRRRINLVGPQDWPTMLETLVADSWHLADFLAGPEAKNVLPPGDAPVVGLDFGAGAGLPGIGLRPFFNRGPYYLLESRQKRCVFLAEVTARLGLSGMHVAEGRVERTVPDILAGHPGAFVLCVSRAFAPWPRFLEICRELVPDPLAVVTMTGEATTGEKTPPGWELAAGVSYPSAGRTRHLSLFSCSTASM; from the coding sequence ATGCCGCAAAGCGATACGACGCCCGATGCCGCCGCCGTGGCCGTGGCCGCCGCGACACTCGGACGGGAACTTTCGCCGGACCAGGCGACGATGCTTGCCGGCTACCTGCAGCTTCTCACGCGCTTTCGGCGCAGGATCAACCTGGTCGGGCCGCAGGACTGGCCGACCATGCTGGAAACCCTTGTGGCCGACTCCTGGCATCTGGCCGATTTCCTGGCCGGTCCCGAAGCGAAAAACGTACTGCCGCCGGGAGACGCGCCCGTGGTGGGGCTGGATTTCGGAGCCGGGGCGGGGCTGCCCGGCATCGGCCTGCGGCCTTTTTTCAACCGGGGGCCGTATTACCTGCTCGAGTCCCGGCAAAAGCGGTGCGTGTTTCTGGCCGAGGTGACGGCAAGGCTTGGTCTTTCCGGGATGCATGTGGCCGAGGGACGGGTGGAGCGCACCGTGCCGGACATTCTGGCCGGCCATCCGGGCGCGTTCGTCTTGTGCGTCAGCCGCGCCTTCGCTCCCTGGCCCCGGTTTCTGGAAATATGCCGGGAATTGGTGCCGGACCCCCTGGCGGTTGTGACCATGACCGGCGAGGCCACGACCGGGGAAAAGACGCCGCCGGGCTGGGAGCTGGCCGCGGGCGTAAGCTACCCCAGCGCCGGCAGGACGCGTCATCTCTCGCTTTTTTCCTGCTCCACGGCGTCCATGTAG